The Pseudomonas parafulva genome includes a window with the following:
- a CDS encoding DMT family transporter — protein MQHNWPSHIFLQTTFVLSWSSGFIGARLGTQDAGAVNLLFWRFLLVSLCLLPFVLHRLRNLSWAQVRYNAVIGFLAQFAYLISVYIAIRGGLPAGIAAIICALQPLITAAMGSADQQERSGRQEWLGLVLGFAGVSVVILGEYSLSSTRLELWLYALPLIAAITLSIATLYQRRQSVMGTDHSKEGLLMPLFLQSSATLVLLSVTGVPLRLIELPSSAQVWVAVAWLTLFSTFIAYLSLWILLTKLSATRVSALVYLEPPVTLIWAALMFGDAIHWTTYLGIAIVATGIAITRTARRVPSAGECPQR, from the coding sequence ATGCAACATAACTGGCCCTCCCACATTTTCCTGCAAACAACCTTTGTCCTGTCCTGGAGTTCCGGTTTCATTGGCGCCCGGCTCGGCACGCAGGATGCAGGCGCAGTGAACTTGCTGTTCTGGCGCTTCCTGTTGGTCAGTCTTTGTTTATTGCCGTTTGTTTTGCATCGATTACGTAACCTGTCCTGGGCGCAAGTTCGCTACAACGCGGTCATCGGCTTCCTGGCTCAGTTCGCTTACCTGATCAGTGTCTACATTGCCATACGCGGTGGCTTGCCTGCGGGGATAGCCGCCATCATCTGCGCGCTGCAGCCCCTGATCACGGCGGCGATGGGTAGTGCGGATCAGCAGGAGCGAAGCGGCAGGCAGGAGTGGCTTGGGCTGGTACTCGGGTTTGCCGGGGTCAGTGTGGTGATTCTTGGTGAGTACAGCCTGTCTTCCACTCGGCTCGAGCTATGGCTGTATGCGCTGCCGCTGATTGCCGCGATCACGTTATCGATCGCCACCCTTTACCAACGGCGACAGTCGGTCATGGGCACGGATCACAGTAAAGAGGGCTTGTTGATGCCGCTCTTCCTGCAATCGAGCGCGACGCTGGTACTGCTCAGTGTCACAGGAGTGCCGTTGCGCCTGATCGAGCTGCCCAGCAGTGCTCAGGTATGGGTGGCGGTGGCGTGGTTGACCTTGTTTTCGACCTTCATCGCCTACCTGAGCCTGTGGATACTCTTGACCAAACTGTCGGCAACACGGGTGTCCGCGTTGGTTTACCTGGAACCCCCTGTAACGCTCATTTGGGCGGCGTTGATGTTCGGCGATGCCATTCATTGGACGACCTACCTGGGTATCGCGATAGTCGCCACTGGCATTGCCATCACCCGCACCGCTCGACGTGTGCCGTCAGCAGGGGAGTGCCCGCAACGATGA